The following nucleotide sequence is from Phocoena sinus isolate mPhoSin1 chromosome 14, mPhoSin1.pri, whole genome shotgun sequence.
AGGCAACAGGGATTGGTGGGGACTGAGGCAAAGTGGAAAATTTATTCACCCACTCCCCGCATCCAGCCAAGGGGGCAGTCATCTCTCAGCTCCTGACAGGCAGTCcgatttttcaaaagaagctaGAAATCAAGATTTTTCTGTGACATGTCCCCAGTTTCTCAATGTGGCAaccagttctatttttttaaaccagaaataGGACCTGGAGGCCAGAAAACAGGTCCTTGGCTTATCCCCAGTTGTAACCTCTGAtccagaaagaacagaaaaaaaaaatcaagaaccaAAAGAGCACACCAATGTGATTCCAAAATAGAGATTTATTTATTAAGGATTATTTAGTTTCCACATAAAAATCACCAATTGTTCCTCACTGGGTTTTTAACACATATCAGTTCTTTGGGGATTGCTCTGTTCGCCCCAACACTTTCAAAGATACAGCTCTTTTTAGCGCCAGGAAGGACAGTTAAGGCAGCAAGGCGTGTTCTTGGGTTCATCCTCTCCCCCTTGAAAGAATACACATGGTAGGTAGTTTCTTAGGTTGGAAAAGCTGTCCCTGAAGAAGATAATTATGGAGAAGAATGCAAATACAGTCATCTATGGTCAATTATTTGTGCCAGATAGCTTTAAAATAACCCTCCCCTTGGTCATCAAAGGCTTGCTGGTTGGTTTCAGCTATAAAAACACTGTCTAGCAAAAGACAGTACGAAAGAGCAGGCTCTAATGACAGTGCTGTGAGGTTGGGCTGCGCAAACCACTGAGAACACACACcagtctactttaaaaaaatcccacaacAGAGGCCCTGTATAATTTCAGATCAAACCCCCTCGTGGTCCTTAAAATACCCCAGACGTCATTCAGCCAGATCCTCAGAAGGACACATGCCTATTTTTAAAGTGAGGAGTCTGACACCAGTTCCCCCAGAGTCACGCTCCgcatggggtggtggtgggaaacCATAAAAACCCTAGGACTTGATTTATTAGAAACATGAATCAATTTTTATCACACTGAAATGAAGGCATAAAGTCAGTCTGTGCTGTCATGAAGTTCAGAAGTGAGATCGTTATTTATTGCTCCAGGAGGATAGACCCCaaaagtgacttttaaaagaGCAGGGCCGGTCCCCTGCAGACCCTGGTCCGTCTCTGGGCTGCTCTGGGGGGCGCCTCAGGCTGGGGGTGGCCGGCCGGCTGGATTCACAGTGATTCGGGTTTGCCTGTTCCTGCGGGGGGCTGTGGTCAGGGGCATGTGGCCCGGGGTGCCCGCTGAGGGTCTGGCCTACACCTTGTAGTTGAGCTCAGCATTCATCTTGGTGTACATCTCGTAGATGACGTCGATGGTGGCCGTGTAGTTGACCAGGAAGAGGCGGATCTTCTCCAGGCATTCCTCTTCCGTCACGTTCTGGCCCTTGGAGAGTGCTTTGAGGAGGTCGGACTTATAGGGGGCCGCGCACAGTGCTGCCTTGAGACGGGTGAGAGGGGGGTTCTCAGTGTTAGCGGAGGGGGAGACCCTGAGCCACTGGGCCAGGCCCGTCGGGGTTCTGGGAGGGGACTCCCCAGAGGTCCGTGCTGGGCAGGGGTCTGTGCTATTCGTGGTGCTGGGCGGGAAAGGCCAAGGGGGATGTGTGTCCCCTTCTACTCCGGTGAGAGACAGCAGGAAGTTTTGGggacagacagacctgggttcaaattccagcttgtGCCGCTGACTAGCGGCgagccttgagcaagttacttagcctctctgagcctcagtttccttatctgtaaaatggggataataatgacaCCCACCCAATCGGGCTGCCTTTGTGAGGATTAAGGAGGTCATGCAAAGTGCTCAGCACAGCACACCTGCTCACACAGCAGGTGCTCGGCGTGGATAAGCCTCTTCCCCCAGGGCTCCCTGCCCTGGAGAAAGTGAACAGCTTCCTCCTGAGACCCCACCTTTCTGAGCCAGGGAGAGGATGGCTGATCTGTGCTGTTCCTCTTTTGTCCTTCAGGGGGTGATACTTCCctaaatttcagggcttccctgacaACTTGAAAAGTCCGGAGAACCGGACATACACAGAATTTCAGAGCCAGAAGGAAAAGGATGCAACCGGATAAAAAGCTTAGGCTACAAGCCTTTTGAGAAGGTGAGGAAATTACAAATAATTACGTTATCATTAGGAATCAAAATAGAAATAGCTTCAATTTGCGGAGTGTAAACCACATGCCAAGAACTTTATACAGAGTAACACGCCGACTCTTCACAATGAGACTGTGAGGCAGGGCCTATTTTATACCCATCTGCAAGATAAGGATACTGAGGCTCAGGAGGTAGAATCCCAGCTGCCCATTTTTCTTACTGTGTGACCTCTAGCAAGATCCTAAACGtctctgggcatcagtttcctcatcggtgAAATGGAGGCAAGGACAGTACCTCTCGGTGCATTTGTGAGGATCACCCTCCACCGGCAGCCCGCCAGGCCAGGCATCCAGCACACATGGTTATTACTGAGGTGGTGGTCGTGAGGCCTtcaagggggagggggtctgcCGAGGATGGCGGGGGACAGGGCTCTTGCGGTGCCCACCCAGGATGAGCACTgtccccagccctgccagggcAGATGGCCCAGTTGTGGCCCTATTTCCTGCCTGGATCCAGCAGATTCCCGACCCAACCTACCCTCGATCTGTGCCACGTGGGACAGAGACCAGCCCTCAGGTGCCGGTTCTCACGGGAGTGAGGAAGAGCGGGTGGTGGGGGCTTCAGGAGGAAGGGCAGCCACGACAGTGTACAGGGCACCCCGAGGGCTCTCCACACGTCCAGTGGACCTCTCCCAAAGCCGGGCTGGTGCTGAAGGCCAGTGGTCATCATCACCCCAACACAAGTCACCAAGAGCCTCGTGGGCCAACGTTCTTTCAGCAGACGCCCCCGTGGGCACAGgggcccttcctcccctccccaccccagtgcGAGGGTCCCAGCTGAATCCAAGGGGCCAGTGAGGCCAGCCCACCATCAACCTGACAGCCTCAGTCTCTGCACTGCTTCCTCCCATGTCCTCCCAATCAGGCCCCTCATCAGAACCACCACGGAGCATCTAGGAAAATGCCCACCACGCGGCAGGGGTCCCTCGGAGCACCAGCCTCACCCCAGATGGACAGGGGAGCCCTTCCTGagccggggtgggaggggggcggggCCCGCAGCCACTGGGCGCGGAGCAGAGGGCGGGCCCCGCGAGCCGGTGGTCCTTCCGGGCCTGCGGCGCGGCTCACCTGGAAGATCTTCTGCACGATCCAGCCGTGGTACTTCTTGAGGGCCATCTCGTAGGCCTTGGTGGCGTTGACGCGGACGAGGCTGGGGTGGTTCTCATCGCGTTCGCCGTCGCAGATGCTCTGGAGGAACACTTGAATGAAGCGCAGGCCTCTGCAGCCGGAAGGGAGACTGCGCTTCAGGGCCCTGTACGCCGCCGTCGGCACCACCCACCAGCGCCGCACGCGGAGACCCGGATGCCCTCTGTATTAACCTCCTACAGTGAGCCGGGGCACGGACACCCCAAAGGGAGTGACGATTCCTCTGCTGTCATGTGTCTACAACAGCTTCCGTGTAACGTGACTCCCCGGCTCACATCACATGTCCCAAGTACCTCGTCTATACCAGGTCTGGGGCCAGTCCCCGTTGGGCTGTAAGGTCTATGAGGGCAGGGTCTGGGCCTGTCTTGCCTATTTCCATGGTCACATGGCCATCAGTGCTTGAGGAATGAAGCCAGTCAGTGCAGGGTTGAAGCTACAGCTCTGGTCCTCAAAGGGCTCAGGGACCATAGACCAGGGACATGCTGAGAACACAGGCGAGTTTGACCCTGTGGGTTCCCCGCCTCCATCACTGCCTGAGCCACGGTCTGCATCCTCCAATGGCCACTTGAGCCCTTCCTCTGGGGTAGGATGGTGCTTCAAGAGCCAGAAGAAGGGTGTGGGTCACGGCAGAGTGACCAAGTTGAAAATCAGATCAGTACTAGCCCTTTAATCCACATCATTTCACCTGCTCCCCTCAGCCCTGTGAGACTAAGTTCAGCATGACCTGCCCACTTCACAGAAGGGAACACAGAGGTACCCCAAAAGCTCAATCAAAGGCCGGGATGTGAACCCAGCCTGTCTCACTCCCCAGCTGGGgtcctctgctccctccctgcaGGGCGGTAGGATTCAGGTTGGGGGGTTCTTAGGGGCAAGTGTTCTGGGCCCGAGGACTAAAGGAATAAAAGTTAAGCTTTATCACCTATGAGGTGAAGGGAAATACTCCATGCTTGGATCACAACCCTCAACCATTGGGGATCAGCCTGGGGTGTGGAAGCGAGCTCGGGgtccagtcccagccctgccctggctgaCCACCTCTCCTGAGCCCCTGCCTCTCCCGGCCCAAATGATCCCCCTCTAACCAGCAGCTGGGACGATTCCTTCTCAAGCCCCATCTTACCCTGTTGCCAATGGACTTCATGCCCCTCAGTGGCTCCCTAGCACCCCTGAGGAGGCTGGAACTCATCCCTGTCCAATCCCATCTCATCTTTCCCTGCTCCTGCCTTGCATCCTGGGCCCTGGCTAGACCAGATCTTCCTGGAGGGGCAGATATGCTGTGTCTCTCCTGCCCTCCCAAGGCCTCTGCAAGGCCTCTTCCTCTTGGAACCCTCCTGTTCAGTCTTGGAGACCCTGCTTGGCGATTCTCCTCCGGGGAGCCCTCCCTGATTTCTCTCTGCTCCAGAGTCTGGTATCCAGCTGTCAGGATCTGCCCACCATCCTGACCCCTTGCCCAGGCTGTGGTACCCTAAGAGGGACCACGCCTCTCCAAGCACCATCCCATGCACCCGGCACCATGcacagcacacagcaggtgcttatTATGTGCTCGATTTGTTGACATCCACCGGCATGTGCTCTCCCAGTCACCTGGCTCTGCCCACGTCTGATCTGGACACAAACCATCTAACTGATCTGAACGTCACTCTCTGGCTTGCTCTTCCTGAGAAACCTATGGAACCTGCCAATGGATAGATCCAGGGGCGTTCCTTATTCCAGGTCTGTGAGTCTCTTGTTGACAGATAAGAGTTAGGTAGCTCAGTGGGGGCGAGTCGTAAAATAGGCCATAAGGTTGTTAATTATAGCCCACTTACCCGCTGATGCCCACACAGGCCACACCCTCCAGGGAGCAGATTCTTCCTGTTCTGTTTCACCAAAGAagtgcatgggggtgggggtggggtagcttcagggaatggagagagagacaggggaagAGCGCCTTTCCTGGCTCCTGACTCCAGGCCCCAGAGAAAGGGCAACATTGGGAACATCCGTGGGGCAGAGAATGGGTCCCTGGCTTCACAGCTGTTGCCAGGGACTGTGGAGTTTGCACAGCTAAAGGAGAATTCTGGAGCTGGTAGAGAGCAGGGTGATCTCAGCAAGCAAGCTgcctggcctctctgagcctcaatggcttcatctgtaagatggaacAATTGTATGCGGCTCCAAATATGTGCTATGAGGACCATATGTATCACAGTTACAAGCACTGTCAACTCTGGGGTAAGACTGTCTGAGTTCATATCCCATACTGGGGTACCCTGCCCCCAGGCCACAGGACGAATTTGTGCAAATTAGAGTTCTTTGTCCTCAAGATGCTGTATTTCTGTCAAGAAGCTGTCATAATATACAAATCTACCATGTGTGTGATGTGACCGGCCCTAGACAGAACATCTTGGTGCAGTGTACAACCTGCACAGCTGTGCTCAGCCACTCAGTCCCAGCACTGCCCCTGTGCCCTGGGCATGTGATTTGGCCTCCAGAAGCCCCAGTGGCCTCCTCTGGGAGATGGGGATAACCACACCTAACTCACAGCACATGAAATGCGATTGGGTGTCTAAACAGCTTAGCACAACGGCCAGGGTACCCGCCGGCTTGCTATGCCTCTGGTGGGGCTGGAACAAGCAAGGAAGCATCACCATCAGGCTGGCCTTGGCCCCCAGGGTGCTTTTTCTCAAAACTAACTAGTTTTGCACAAGAAGAGCGCCTATGTGAAAGACAGGAAGTGCCCGTCCTGCCCCCGTGGGGCAGTGGCAGGGTTGGCCGTCCCTCCTCTGCAGAGCAGGACTCTGGGCCCACCAGCCACACACACCCAGCCACCTGAGCCCATCACCTCTTCAGCCACATCAGCGCCAGCGTGGCCCCCACTTTGGGCCACTCTGCTCCATACATTTCCTTCTCCACCTCCAGGATGTTCTGCAGGGTCCGGAACTTGGCCGGGTCGGTGTCATACACAGCTTTGATTTTCTGAAACGGAGCACACAGGGTTTCCCCCTTAGGAAGGCTGCCCCCATAGACGGCTGCCTGCGTGCTGGGTGGAGGGGCACCCCGCCAGAGCCTCGTTCTCCTGCCCCCCAGTGCCAGGACCTGCAGTGGGGCTTGTCAGAGGGGCTTGTCATAACAATAACCATGACTGTTCGCATTTGCAGGACTTGGGAAGTACTTTATGGGCACagcctcatttgatcctcacggCAACCCTGATGCTGCTGTCATGATTcccatttgcagatgaggaaactgaggctcagagaggggaaatgacgtgcacaaggtcacatagctggtgcAGGTGCGAGCGGGTTCCAGCACTGGCCAGGCCCCAGAGTCCACATTCTCCAACCACTACTGACAGCGCCTCAAACGCCAAGCATCTGAAGTTTCGCTTTTGTGGACAAATGGAAATAGGTTCTTCGGATTCTGAGATGTCCAGGAAGAAGGCTCCTGAGTTGGAGGCAGGCAGTTAGGATGTGAATTCCACCTCTGCCACTTCCGTGCTATGAGCCCCTCAacagctctgagcctcagcttcctcatctataaaatggggataatgacacAGAACCAGCCTCAAAGTGGATCCTCATGGGGGGAGGGTCAGTGGCTAGGGGATGCCATCCGGAACTCTCAGGattggggaagggaagggcaggGTCAGTGCACCTGTGGaccttggagtttattttttgtttggtagAGTGAATACAAGAACCAGTAGTTTCCTTCTCAGGTCAACCCTCCAGACTGTGGTCCTAGTTTGGCTATGACTGGATGGCATGACCGCAAAGAGGACCAAGAACCTGGAGCTCCAAGTCAGAGAAGCTGGGGCCCAGGCCCATTTCCACATCTCCTTCCTGTTCATCAGCCTGGGGAACTTGCGGCAGGGAGCAGGGCACTGGTGACCAGACGGGATTATAGAGTCCTGATCTGGGTACCGGGGCTGCAGGGCCAAGTACGTACTGTGATGTTGCCACTTATGTCCACCTTGATGGGAGTAAACACTGGGGAGCCGAGGCAATCTGGGGACAAAACAAGAAGAGAGATTTAGATTCCCAATGAGGGTGATATTCAGGACCCCCATGGGCCATGGGGACAGGAGGGGAGGTCACTTGGTGTGTTTAAGGAAAGGCAGAGCTGTTTGTTAAGTACTAAAATGGTTCATGGGCAATCTGGAGTGCTGGGCTCTGAGTGAGACCAGTTTCTTGCTGCAGGACTTGTCAGAGCCTTTAAAATACACCTggactaggacttccctggtgatccagtggttaagactccacactcccaatgcagggggcccgggtttgatccctgatcggggaactagatcccgcatgctgcaactaagaacccacatgccacgactaaaagaggccgcatgccacaactaagacctggcgcagccaaataaataaataaatactaaaaaaaaaaatacaactggaCTATCTAGGGGGCAAACCGTTTTGTCCACAGCACCGTCTCTTCCTAAGacaaaatgttctatatttgcaCCGTCTAACATGGGCCACATGTGGcctttgagcacttgaaatgtgctgAGTGTGATCGAGGGACTGAATTTGTAATTTGATTTAACTTCCATTCATTTAAATAGCCAcacgtggccagtggctaccTAATTGGACAGCACAGTGTAGAGTATCTTGCAAAACTAACACTCTAAGAAACCATCTTGGCTGACAAGGCGGAGGCCACGAATGAACCAGCTGGCCAGGAGGCAGCTCAAGGAATCTTAAGAGCTGGAAGAAGAGCTCGTTcaccagcttcttttttttttttttttaatttttattggagtatagctgctttacaatgttgtgttagtttctaccgtacagcaaagtgaatcagctatatgtatacacatatcccctctttttcggatttccttcccatttaggtcagcacagagcactgagtagagttccctgtgctatacactaggttctcattagttatcttttttatacatagtacccatagtgtatatatgtcaattccaatctcccaattcatcctacccgaCTCATTCACCAGCTTCTAAGGAGGAAGTGAGCTGGTGACCCAGAGGCCCCACCGTTCTGAGACTCTGCATAAGAGCCCAGGAAAACCCACCAGGAGTGGGACTCTGGTCACTTAGCAGAGCTCAATGAACTGGGGCTCCATACCCGCTCTGCACACACTGGCAGTGTGGGTTTGGTCATGTCCCTTctgctttctgagcctcagctttcccatctAGCAAATGGGCCAACAGAACCTATCAGAGCTGCTGTGAGGATGATGTGAAACAACCCACTTCCAAGACACAAATTTTGTTCACCTCTGGAATCGGAATGTTCTTAACTGGAGGTGTTTTTCCTGTCTTGGTGGTTCATAAAACAACAGAGCATTTTAAAATAGGTGGCACCTTTGAGTTGATGAAATGTGGACCTAGAAACTGGCAGTGCCTGGAACTCAGGACTCCATGGGAAATGTGAGCTGACTGTGGActgtctctcctcctttccctcctctgtgaTCCCCCAGCAGGCTGTCACAGGGACCAGAGACAGCCCACAGGTCAGAGCCCCCTGCTAAGGGCGGGGCACGGAGGAAACACATGGGGAAGGGCCAGTTCTCTCCTGAGCAGACTCAACAAGGACTTCACCTCAGAGCCTAAAGACAGCTGTGCTTCCCCAACACCTCTCACCATCCTCGATACAGAGCCCAGGGGGCAAAGCTGCCCAAGCAGGACGCAAGTGGGTACCAAACCCACGGTGGGGAAACACCAGCTCCAGCTTCCCCTTGTCCGCTGGCCAGGCTGGGGCCTCAGTGTGCGTGCCAACTGACCGCATGGGGCGGAGGACTGGGGGAGGGACACCTGTGGGCTGAATTCCACCCAAGGTGACCCAGCACACCTGGCCGGCCATCTGGAACATTCTAATCGCAGCTGTTACAAAAAAGGTGCATTGGGGAAACAGCATTGGACGTTATAAATGAAATACCCCAAAACCCAATGGAAAGAAGGTCGGGTAGATATCCAGAcaccctgggtttgaatccagttAAGCAAGtctcctgtgcctcagt
It contains:
- the GLTP gene encoding glycolipid transfer protein; protein product: MALLAEHLLKPLPADKQIETGPFLEAVSHLPPFFDCLGSPVFTPIKVDISGNITKIKAVYDTDPAKFRTLQNILEVEKEMYGAEWPKVGATLALMWLKRGLRFIQVFLQSICDGERDENHPSLVRVNATKAYEMALKKYHGWIVQKIFQAALCAAPYKSDLLKALSKGQNVTEEECLEKIRLFLVNYTATIDVIYEMYTKMNAELNYKV